In Ectothiorhodospiraceae bacterium 2226, a single window of DNA contains:
- a CDS encoding cyclic nucleotide-binding domain-containing protein — translation MTTKPQRISQALARSLYPLSELTAENLSEVMDKAVLQEVQAGRILFKRGEGDNKSLYVLSGEVVLAAEGVAPVLVAAGSRAARQPLDPHQPHRATATARTKLTVMAVDNDLLDVLLNWEQDAGYVVTELDADDLGGEDGDWMTQILGARIFQRIPSANLHALFTLMEPVPVRAGDRVVQQGDEGDYYYFIHRGRARVTRRGADGQESVLAELNAGQAFGEEALIADQKRNASVVMAEDGQLMRLSKAAFEQLLKAPVLSAVDFARAAALVRDGARLLDVRPAAEHARAHLRGSLNIPLAQLRAEAAKLDPQRPYVVYCDTGARSASAAYLLSAQGLDVYLLDGGLRRLAQMKKAAQTSRSAT, via the coding sequence ATGACGACCAAACCCCAGCGTATCAGCCAGGCACTCGCGCGTAGCCTTTACCCGCTCTCCGAATTGACCGCCGAGAACCTGTCCGAGGTGATGGACAAGGCGGTGCTGCAGGAAGTGCAGGCAGGTCGCATCCTGTTCAAGCGTGGCGAGGGTGACAATAAATCCCTCTACGTGCTGAGCGGCGAAGTGGTGTTGGCCGCCGAAGGCGTTGCGCCGGTGCTGGTCGCCGCCGGGAGTCGGGCCGCGCGTCAGCCCCTGGATCCCCACCAGCCGCATCGGGCCACGGCCACCGCGCGGACCAAGCTCACCGTGATGGCGGTCGACAACGATCTGCTCGACGTGCTCTTGAACTGGGAACAGGACGCCGGTTACGTGGTTACCGAACTCGATGCCGACGACCTTGGCGGCGAGGATGGCGACTGGATGACCCAGATCCTTGGCGCGCGCATCTTCCAGCGCATCCCGTCGGCGAATCTCCATGCCCTGTTCACGCTCATGGAGCCGGTGCCGGTCAGGGCCGGCGACAGGGTTGTACAGCAGGGTGACGAGGGCGATTACTACTACTTCATCCACCGCGGCCGCGCGCGGGTGACACGCCGCGGCGCCGACGGGCAAGAATCGGTGCTGGCGGAGCTCAACGCGGGGCAAGCCTTTGGCGAGGAGGCGCTGATCGCCGACCAGAAACGCAACGCCAGTGTGGTGATGGCGGAGGATGGCCAATTGATGCGCCTCTCCAAGGCCGCGTTCGAGCAACTGCTGAAGGCGCCGGTTCTTAGCGCGGTCGACTTCGCGCGCGCCGCGGCGCTGGTGCGAGACGGCGCCCGGTTGCTCGACGTGCGACCCGCGGCGGAACATGCTAGAGCCCATTTGCGCGGCAGCCTCAACATCCCGCTCGCGCAGCTGCGTGCTGAGGCCGCTAAGCTAGACCCACAACGCCCCTACGTGGTGTATTGCGATACGGGGGCGCGCAGTGCCTCGGCCGCCTATCTTCTGAGCGCCCAGGGGCTGGATGTCTACTTACTGGACGGGGGCCTGCGCCGGCTGGCCCAGATGAAAAAGGCGGCGCAGACGAGCAGGAGCGCTACGTGA
- a CDS encoding type 1 pili tip component codes for MTIKELITQWSGDQAARMTEQEYRVRLPFGDAARIEALAEMYPHKGVEGIITDLLGAALDELEAALPYRAGERQVAEDEFGDPIYEDAGPTPRFHRLVQAHARRLQGNEQ; via the coding sequence GTGACGATCAAGGAATTGATAACGCAGTGGAGCGGCGACCAAGCCGCCCGCATGACCGAACAGGAATACCGCGTGCGTCTGCCCTTCGGCGACGCCGCACGCATCGAGGCGCTGGCGGAGATGTACCCACACAAGGGGGTGGAAGGCATCATCACCGATCTGCTGGGCGCGGCGCTGGATGAACTGGAGGCCGCGCTGCCCTACCGCGCCGGCGAGCGGCAGGTGGCCGAGGACGAGTTCGGCGATCCGATCTACGAGGACGCCGGACCGACGCCCCGCTTCCACCGCTTGGTGCAGGCGCATGCGCGCCGCTTGCAGGGAAACGAACAGTAG
- a CDS encoding TatD family hydrolase, which translates to MLVDSHCHLDRLDLARHDGRLDQALDSARAAGVGHMLCVCIDLEHYGDVHALAAANADVSVSVGVHPTERDGEEPSVARLVELGRDPRVVAIGETGLDYFRCEPGEDMEWQRERFRRHIAAARTLDKPLIIHMRDATDDTLRLMKEEGADAPAGVMHCFVEDWETAARAMELGFYISFSGIVTFRSAKTLQEVAARMPLERMLIETDSPYLAPVPFRGKSNEPAYVGHVAQKIAELRGVSAEAVAEATTENFFRLFKGARTA; encoded by the coding sequence ATGCTCGTAGACTCCCACTGCCACCTGGATCGGCTGGACCTCGCGCGTCACGACGGACGCCTCGACCAAGCCTTGGACAGCGCCCGCGCGGCCGGTGTCGGCCACATGTTGTGCGTCTGCATCGACCTCGAGCACTACGGCGACGTCCACGCGCTGGCCGCGGCCAATGCGGACGTGTCCGTCTCGGTGGGCGTGCACCCGACCGAGCGGGACGGCGAGGAGCCGAGCGTCGCGCGTCTGGTGGAACTCGGCCGCGACCCGCGCGTGGTGGCGATCGGCGAGACGGGCCTCGATTATTTCCGCTGCGAGCCCGGCGAGGACATGGAATGGCAGCGCGAGCGCTTTCGGCGTCACATCGCGGCCGCCCGCACGCTCGATAAGCCGCTCATCATCCACATGCGCGACGCCACCGACGACACCCTGCGCCTGATGAAGGAGGAGGGGGCCGACGCGCCGGCGGGCGTCATGCATTGCTTCGTGGAGGATTGGGAGACCGCCGCGCGCGCCATGGAGCTCGGGTTCTACATCTCGTTCTCGGGCATCGTTACCTTCCGCAGTGCGAAAACGCTGCAGGAAGTCGCCGCGCGCATGCCGCTCGAGCGCATGCTGATCGAAACGGATTCACCGTATCTCGCGCCGGTGCCATTCCGCGGCAAGAGCAACGAGCCGGCCTACGTGGGGCATGTCGCACAGAAGATCGCCGAACTGCGCGGCGTCTCAGCCGAGGCCGTCGCGGAGGCGACCACCGAGAACTTCTTCCGCTTGTTCAAGGGTGCAAGGACGGCCTGA
- a CDS encoding PilZ domain-containing protein, whose amino-acid sequence MSNDNKRQGILSLAIKDKSALYAAYMPFIKNGGLFIPTPKQYRLGDEVFMLLTLMDEKERIPVAGKVVWITPRGAQTNRAAGIGVQFAEQDRGAARAKIETYLAGALKSDRPTHTM is encoded by the coding sequence ATGAGTAACGACAACAAACGCCAAGGCATCTTGTCCCTCGCCATCAAGGACAAGAGCGCGCTCTACGCCGCCTACATGCCGTTCATCAAGAACGGCGGCCTGTTCATCCCCACCCCCAAGCAGTATCGGCTGGGCGATGAGGTGTTCATGCTGCTGACGCTCATGGACGAGAAAGAACGCATCCCGGTGGCCGGCAAGGTCGTGTGGATCACGCCGCGCGGCGCGCAGACCAACCGCGCGGCCGGCATCGGCGTGCAGTTCGCGGAGCAGGATCGCGGGGCGGCGCGCGCCAAGATCGAGACCTACCTCGCCGGCGCCCTGAAGTCGGACCGGCCCACCCACACCATGTAA
- the holB gene encoding DNA polymerase III subunit delta', whose translation MNNRLPWHGPAWDRLREAHAQQRLGHALLLTGAQGLGKGRFALRLAAGLLCRSPEDGEACGVCRSCELYAAGTHPDFRLIQPEEKSVITVDQIRALTRALGLTAQLGGARVAVIQPAERMHAAAANALLKTLEEPTRGAYLVLVSDQASGLPATVRSRCQHIGFAAPPAEVARAWLAEQGVGEPAALLAASGGAPLKALAFHEGDAGQWQATLAGLVALAAGQTDPVSLAAGWQDKTTAPDHLQALWRVLGELIRWKAGGDAPAIFGPSERRVLHDWLQRVDWSGLFALVDRTGQALRGVHGGLNPELLLDDLLIAWTRLPRPPQVREAG comes from the coding sequence ATGAACAACCGCCTGCCGTGGCATGGGCCGGCATGGGATCGGCTGCGCGAGGCCCATGCGCAGCAGCGCCTCGGCCACGCGCTACTGCTCACCGGCGCCCAGGGGCTCGGCAAGGGGAGATTCGCCCTGCGCTTGGCGGCGGGCTTGCTGTGCCGCTCCCCTGAGGACGGCGAGGCATGCGGGGTGTGCCGCAGCTGTGAGCTCTACGCGGCCGGCACGCATCCGGACTTTCGGCTGATCCAGCCGGAGGAGAAGTCGGTCATCACGGTCGACCAGATCCGCGCCCTGACGCGCGCCCTGGGCCTGACCGCCCAGCTCGGCGGGGCACGGGTGGCCGTCATCCAACCGGCCGAACGCATGCATGCCGCGGCGGCCAACGCCCTGCTCAAGACACTGGAGGAGCCGACCCGCGGCGCCTACCTCGTGCTGGTTTCCGACCAAGCCTCCGGGTTGCCGGCCACGGTGCGCAGCCGCTGCCAGCACATAGGCTTTGCGGCCCCGCCGGCCGAGGTGGCGCGCGCGTGGCTTGCCGAGCAGGGCGTCGGCGAGCCCGCGGCGCTGCTGGCCGCCAGCGGCGGGGCGCCCCTCAAAGCACTCGCTTTTCACGAGGGTGACGCCGGGCAGTGGCAGGCGACGCTGGCGGGCTTGGTGGCCCTCGCCGCCGGCCAGACCGACCCCGTGTCGCTGGCGGCCGGCTGGCAGGACAAAACGACGGCCCCCGATCACCTTCAGGCCTTGTGGCGGGTGCTGGGCGAGTTGATACGCTGGAAGGCGGGCGGCGATGCGCCGGCGATATTCGGGCCGAGCGAACGCCGTGTTTTGCACGATTGGCTACAGCGAGTAGACTGGAGCGGGTTGTTCGCCCTGGTCGACCGAACCGGACAGGCGTTACGCGGCGTGCACGGCGGCCTCAACCCGGAGCTGTTGTTGGACGATTTGTTGATCGCGTGGACGCGCCTACCGCGTCCGCCCCAAGTTCGCGAGGCCGGATGA
- a CDS encoding dTMP kinase gives MAERGRFITLEGIEGAGKTSQLAAAAGYVESQGRRVITTREPGGTRLGEGVRAVLLDPRYTGMTPEAELLLIFAARAEHVRRVIEPALAQGTWVICDRFTDASYAYQGGGRGMAPERIAILEDWVQGDLRPDLTVLFDLPVQLGLRRAGSRSAADRFEQEQAAFFERVAEAYRARAEAHPERYRILDATAAPEAVENALRGALEGLLSATASGVPGQ, from the coding sequence ATGGCGGAGCGCGGGCGATTCATCACGCTGGAGGGCATCGAGGGCGCGGGCAAGACCTCGCAACTCGCCGCCGCGGCGGGCTACGTGGAATCGCAGGGGCGACGGGTCATCACCACGCGCGAACCGGGCGGCACGCGACTCGGTGAGGGGGTGCGCGCGGTGCTGCTCGATCCGCGTTACACCGGCATGACGCCCGAGGCGGAGCTGCTGCTGATCTTCGCGGCGCGGGCCGAACACGTGCGTCGCGTCATCGAGCCGGCTTTGGCGCAGGGCACCTGGGTGATCTGTGACCGGTTCACCGACGCCAGCTACGCCTACCAGGGCGGTGGCCGAGGCATGGCGCCTGAGCGCATCGCCATACTGGAGGACTGGGTGCAGGGCGACCTGCGGCCGGACCTCACGGTGCTGTTCGACCTCCCGGTGCAACTCGGCCTGCGCCGCGCCGGCTCGCGCAGCGCGGCGGATCGCTTCGAACAGGAGCAGGCGGCGTTTTTCGAACGTGTGGCCGAGGCCTACCGTGCGCGCGCCGAGGCCCATCCCGAGCGTTACCGGATATTGGATGCCACCGCTGCCCCCGAGGCGGTGGAGAACGCCCTGCGCGGGGCGCTCGAGGGCTTGCTGAGCGCCACGGCGAGCGGCGTGCCGGGCCAATGA
- the mltG gene encoding endolytic transglycosylase MltG, which produces MRLGLTRVLSILVLLGGAAAAVLWVDYRTHMHGSLAVEEAQRLVVAPGSSVQRVARQLHAMGALERPRYFVAAARLGDKAHRLQAGEYALEPGLSPAQLLQRMVDGRVVLYPFTIVEGWHFGQLMQAIRNQEFLEQTLPHDAEAIMAALGAAGEHPEGRFLPDTYLAPRGTSDLDLLRRAFRAMEVYLEEQWAQRSAGLPIDTPYQALILASIIERETGQVHERHKVAGVFTRRLQLNMRLQTDPTVIYGLGDDYTGRLRRRDLDTDTPYNTYTRHGLPPTPIAMPGRAAIHAALHPEEGEYLYFVSRGDRSHHFSATLQEHNRAVRKYILGR; this is translated from the coding sequence ATGAGGCTTGGTCTGACCCGCGTGCTTTCGATACTCGTGCTGCTCGGCGGCGCCGCGGCGGCCGTGTTGTGGGTCGATTACCGCACGCACATGCACGGCTCGCTGGCGGTCGAGGAGGCGCAGCGTTTGGTGGTCGCGCCCGGTAGCAGCGTGCAGCGCGTTGCACGCCAGCTACACGCCATGGGTGCGCTGGAGCGCCCGCGCTACTTCGTCGCGGCGGCGCGCCTAGGGGATAAGGCTCACCGCCTGCAGGCGGGGGAGTACGCCCTGGAGCCCGGCCTGTCGCCGGCGCAGTTGCTGCAGCGCATGGTCGACGGGCGGGTCGTGCTGTACCCCTTCACGATCGTGGAAGGTTGGCACTTCGGGCAACTGATGCAGGCCATCCGCAACCAGGAGTTCCTTGAACAGACGCTGCCCCACGACGCGGAGGCCATCATGGCCGCGCTCGGGGCCGCGGGCGAGCATCCGGAGGGCCGGTTCCTGCCGGATACCTATCTTGCCCCGCGCGGCACCTCCGATCTGGACCTGCTGCGGCGCGCCTTCCGGGCCATGGAGGTCTACCTCGAGGAGCAGTGGGCGCAGCGCTCCGCTGGTCTGCCCATCGACACGCCGTACCAAGCGCTGATCCTGGCCTCCATCATCGAGCGCGAGACCGGCCAGGTGCACGAGCGCCACAAGGTCGCGGGTGTGTTCACGCGCCGCCTGCAACTCAATATGCGGCTGCAGACCGATCCCACGGTGATCTACGGGCTGGGCGACGACTACACCGGCCGTTTACGCCGCCGCGACCTTGATACGGACACACCGTATAACACCTACACGCGTCACGGGCTGCCGCCCACGCCGATCGCCATGCCGGGGCGGGCGGCGATCCACGCCGCGCTGCATCCGGAAGAGGGCGAGTACCTCTACTTCGTGTCCCGGGGCGATCGCAGCCATCACTTCTCGGCCACGCTCCAGGAGCACAATCGAGCGGTGCGTAAATACATACTCGGCAGGTAA
- the pabC gene encoding aminodeoxychorismate lyase, with the protein MADEAGPAIWVDGEPAAALLATDRGLHYGDGLFETLAVHDGRIRHLARHLARLSHGASCLDLPPPDRDTLRAELTQAAEGYERAVLKLLYTAGSGGRGYCRPAQPVARRILLRYPWPAAASAAAQAEGVRVRLCQTRLAGQPRLAGLKHLNRLEYVLASRELAAEGGEPAAEGLLLDGEGTLVEGTRSNLFLVRGGGLLTPRLERCGVAGIARAVLMECAAALGLPCEERRLDLDDLAQAEEVFVCNSIIGIWPVRAWDDHRYLVGPVTRRLQAAWEGA; encoded by the coding sequence ATGGCTGACGAGGCCGGACCGGCAATCTGGGTCGACGGGGAACCCGCCGCCGCGCTGCTCGCCACTGACCGGGGACTGCATTACGGCGACGGCCTGTTCGAGACGCTGGCCGTGCATGACGGCCGTATCCGGCATCTGGCACGACATCTGGCACGCCTATCCCATGGGGCGTCTTGCCTGGATCTGCCACCGCCCGACCGCGATACCCTGCGCGCCGAGCTTACGCAGGCCGCGGAGGGGTACGAGCGCGCGGTGCTCAAACTGCTCTACACGGCCGGCAGCGGTGGGCGCGGATACTGCCGACCCGCGCAACCCGTCGCCCGCCGGATCCTGTTACGCTACCCTTGGCCGGCGGCCGCGTCGGCCGCCGCGCAGGCGGAGGGGGTGCGGGTGCGGCTGTGTCAGACGCGCCTCGCGGGCCAGCCGCGCCTTGCGGGCCTCAAGCACCTCAATCGTCTGGAGTACGTACTCGCGAGCCGCGAGCTCGCCGCCGAGGGCGGCGAGCCGGCCGCAGAGGGCTTGTTGTTGGACGGCGAAGGCACGCTGGTCGAGGGCACGCGCAGCAATCTGTTCCTGGTGCGTGGCGGCGGCCTGCTCACGCCGCGCCTGGAGCGTTGCGGGGTCGCGGGCATCGCGCGCGCGGTGCTGATGGAGTGCGCCGCCGCGCTGGGCCTGCCGTGCGAGGAGCGGCGTCTGGATCTGGATGACCTCGCACAAGCAGAGGAGGTTTTCGTGTGTAATAGCATCATTGGGATATGGCCGGTGCGGGCGTGGGATGACCACCGCTACCTGGTGGGACCCGTGACCCGCCGCCTGCAGGCGGCCTGGGAGGGGGCATGA
- a CDS encoding aminodeoxychorismate synthase component I — protein MGLSAARPQPAVRRRIAPGRDLLALQSRNPARYPFLLESVADGTARARYDILFGFPQETLRADVPGTFLSELDARWRAAAAHHVADPELPFSGGWFLYLGYELAQEVEPRLRLPLPAELPIAQATRIPAAIVRDRVADTLYLVAEAGQEDLVDAMAADLAHAPSPLGGAPSVLAREEDDPDAYEDAVRHIKEYIRAGDVFQVNLSREWRGRLGPSSSPAAVYHALRLNNPGPFAGLARVGDAWIASSSPERLVAVREGRIESRPIAGTRPRGAIPDEDLANSRVLLAHPKERAEHVMLIDLERNDLGRVCVPGSVEVDELMVLESYAHVHHIVSNVRGRLRAGVSPGEVIRAVFPGGTITGCPKVRCMEIIAELEQGPRGAYTGSMGYLNHNGSLDLNILIRTLVLDSAGRFSLRAGAGIVADSDPHQELLECGAKARGLLRALGEGSHG, from the coding sequence ATGGGCCTTTCCGCCGCCAGACCCCAACCCGCGGTTCGGCGTCGCATCGCGCCGGGGCGTGACCTGCTGGCGCTGCAGTCGCGGAACCCGGCACGTTATCCCTTTCTCCTCGAGAGTGTCGCCGACGGGACGGCCCGCGCGCGCTACGACATCCTGTTCGGCTTCCCCCAGGAGACGCTGCGCGCGGATGTCCCCGGGACGTTTCTGAGCGAACTCGATGCGCGCTGGCGCGCCGCGGCGGCACACCACGTTGCCGACCCGGAGCTGCCCTTCAGCGGCGGGTGGTTTCTGTATCTCGGCTACGAGTTGGCCCAGGAAGTCGAACCGCGCTTACGTTTGCCCTTGCCCGCGGAACTACCCATTGCGCAGGCGACGCGCATACCGGCCGCGATCGTGCGCGATCGCGTGGCGGACACGCTGTACCTGGTTGCCGAGGCGGGTCAGGAGGATCTCGTGGACGCCATGGCGGCCGATCTGGCACACGCGCCGTCCCCGCTCGGCGGTGCGCCCTCCGTACTGGCACGCGAGGAGGACGATCCGGACGCCTACGAGGACGCCGTTCGTCACATCAAGGAGTACATTCGCGCCGGCGACGTGTTTCAGGTCAACCTCTCGCGCGAGTGGCGCGGCCGTCTCGGGCCAAGCAGCTCGCCGGCCGCGGTCTACCACGCGCTGCGCCTGAATAACCCCGGGCCATTCGCCGGCCTCGCGCGGGTGGGGGATGCCTGGATCGCCAGTTCCTCCCCGGAGCGCCTGGTGGCCGTGCGGGAGGGGCGGATCGAGAGTCGGCCGATTGCCGGTACGCGGCCACGCGGCGCCATCCCGGACGAGGACCTCGCCAACTCCCGCGTACTGCTCGCCCACCCCAAGGAACGCGCCGAACACGTGATGCTCATCGACCTGGAACGCAACGACCTCGGCCGCGTTTGCGTGCCGGGCAGCGTGGAGGTCGACGAACTCATGGTGCTCGAGAGCTACGCCCATGTGCATCACATCGTGTCCAATGTGCGTGGCCGGTTGCGCGCGGGCGTGAGCCCCGGCGAGGTGATCCGCGCGGTCTTTCCGGGCGGCACCATCACCGGCTGCCCCAAGGTGCGCTGTATGGAGATCATCGCGGAACTGGAGCAGGGTCCGCGCGGCGCCTATACCGGCTCCATGGGCTACCTGAACCACAACGGCAGCCTGGATCTCAACATCCTCATTCGCACCCTGGTACTGGATTCGGCGGGGCGTTTCAGCCTGCGGGCCGGCGCCGGCATCGTGGCCGATTCGGACCCACATCAGGAGCTGCTCGAGTGCGGCGCCAAGGCGCGCGGTCTGCTGCGCGCGCTGGGGGAGGGGAGCCATGGCTGA
- the fabF gene encoding beta-ketoacyl-ACP synthase II: protein MAKRRVVVTGMGVVSPVGTGLDAAWQNIVNGRSGIAPITHFDTSTFSTRIGGTVKDFDVTRYLQAKEARKMDTFIHYGIAAADEAMQDAGLTIDGALAERAGAVIGSGIGGLPGIEAGHKSYLDGGPRKISPFFVPANIINMVSGHVSIRHGLKGPNLAIVTACASSTHCIGDAARLIEYGDADVMLAGGAEMSSSPMGLGGFGAARALSTRNDDPQAASRPWDRERDGFVLSDGAAVLVLEELEHARRRGARIYAEVAGYGMSGDAYHMTLPEEGGDGARRCMLNALRNAQVDPSEVDYINAHGTSTPAGDRAETRAVKAAFGAHAPKLAMSSTKSMTGHLLGAAGAVEAVFTALAIRDQVAPPTINLHHPDEECDLDYVAHEARTMKIDVALSNSFGFGGTNATLVFRRLP from the coding sequence TTGGCAAAGCGTCGGGTTGTCGTAACGGGGATGGGCGTGGTGTCACCGGTCGGGACCGGCCTGGACGCCGCGTGGCAGAACATCGTGAACGGGCGTAGCGGTATCGCTCCGATCACGCACTTCGACACCTCGACCTTCAGCACGCGCATCGGCGGTACCGTCAAGGATTTCGACGTAACGCGCTATCTGCAGGCCAAGGAAGCGCGCAAGATGGACACGTTCATCCACTACGGTATAGCCGCGGCGGATGAGGCCATGCAGGATGCAGGCTTGACGATCGACGGCGCGCTCGCCGAACGCGCGGGCGCCGTGATCGGGTCGGGGATCGGCGGACTGCCCGGCATCGAGGCCGGGCACAAGTCCTACCTCGACGGTGGGCCGCGCAAGATCTCGCCGTTCTTCGTACCGGCCAACATCATCAACATGGTCTCCGGCCATGTCTCCATTCGGCACGGTCTGAAGGGCCCGAACCTCGCGATCGTGACCGCGTGTGCCAGTTCCACGCACTGCATCGGTGACGCCGCCCGCCTGATCGAGTATGGCGACGCGGACGTGATGCTCGCCGGCGGCGCCGAGATGTCCAGCAGCCCCATGGGGCTCGGCGGTTTCGGCGCGGCGCGGGCGCTATCCACCCGCAACGACGACCCGCAAGCGGCCAGCCGTCCATGGGATCGCGAGCGCGACGGTTTCGTCCTCAGCGACGGCGCGGCCGTTCTGGTGCTGGAGGAGTTGGAGCATGCCCGGCGCCGCGGGGCGCGCATCTATGCCGAGGTTGCCGGTTACGGCATGAGCGGCGATGCCTATCACATGACGCTGCCCGAAGAGGGCGGCGACGGCGCGCGCCGTTGCATGCTGAATGCGCTGCGCAACGCCCAGGTCGACCCGAGCGAGGTCGACTACATCAACGCACACGGCACCTCCACGCCGGCCGGTGACCGCGCCGAGACGCGGGCCGTCAAGGCGGCATTCGGGGCGCACGCCCCCAAGCTCGCCATGAGTTCCACCAAGTCCATGACCGGCCACCTCCTGGGGGCGGCGGGTGCTGTGGAGGCGGTGTTTACAGCGCTGGCGATCCGCGATCAGGTGGCGCCGCCGACCATCAATCTGCACCATCCCGACGAGGAGTGCGACCTCGACTATGTGGCGCACGAAGCGCGCACCATGAAGATCGACGTCGCGCTGTCCAATTCCTTCGGTTTCGGCGGCACCAACGCCACACTGGTCTTCCGCCGCCTGCCGTGA
- the acpP gene encoding acyl carrier protein — translation MSTVEERVKKVVVEQLGVKEEEVTEEASFVDDLGADSLDTVELVMALEEEFETEIPDEEAEKITTVKEAIDYIKKHQA, via the coding sequence ATGAGCACTGTGGAAGAACGCGTCAAGAAGGTCGTCGTGGAACAGCTCGGCGTGAAGGAAGAGGAAGTGACCGAAGAGGCCTCCTTCGTCGACGACCTGGGCGCTGATTCGCTCGATACGGTGGAGTTGGTGATGGCGCTCGAGGAAGAGTTCGAGACCGAGATCCCCGATGAAGAGGCCGAGAAGATCACGACCGTGAAGGAAGCGATCGACTACATCAAGAAGCACCAGGCCTAA
- the fabG gene encoding 3-oxoacyl-ACP reductase FabG has translation MYSLEQEIVLVTGASRGIGKTIALELAAHGAVVAGTATSESGAQAITRYLEEAGAKGRGFMADVSDPASVDGLVSAVGETLGAPSVLVNNAGITRDNLLMRMKDEEWESIINTNLSSVYRLSKACLRSMMKARRGRIINIASVVGFSGNAGQTNYSAAKAGVVGFSKSLAREVGSRGITVNAVAPGFIDTDMTRALPEEHKQSLLGQIPLNRLGTPEEVAAAVVFLASPAAAYITGTTLHVNGGMYM, from the coding sequence ATGTACTCACTCGAGCAGGAAATCGTGCTGGTGACCGGCGCCAGCCGCGGCATCGGCAAGACCATCGCCTTGGAACTGGCGGCGCATGGCGCCGTCGTGGCAGGCACAGCCACCTCGGAATCCGGCGCGCAAGCGATCACGCGCTATTTGGAGGAGGCGGGCGCCAAGGGGCGCGGCTTCATGGCCGACGTGTCGGACCCCGCCTCGGTGGACGGGCTCGTCAGCGCGGTCGGCGAGACGCTAGGCGCCCCCAGCGTGCTGGTGAACAATGCCGGCATCACGCGCGACAACTTGTTGATGCGCATGAAGGACGAGGAGTGGGAGAGCATCATCAACACCAACCTCAGCTCCGTGTACCGCCTGTCCAAGGCCTGTTTGCGCAGCATGATGAAGGCGCGCCGCGGCCGCATCATCAACATCGCCTCGGTGGTCGGCTTCTCCGGCAACGCCGGGCAGACCAATTACTCGGCCGCCAAGGCGGGCGTGGTCGGCTTCAGCAAGTCGCTGGCGCGTGAGGTCGGCTCGCGCGGGATCACGGTCAACGCCGTGGCCCCTGGCTTCATCGATACCGACATGACGCGCGCGCTGCCGGAGGAGCACAAGCAGTCGCTGCTCGGACAGATCCCGCTCAACCGGCTCGGCACACCCGAGGAGGTCGCGGCGGCGGTGGTGTTCTTGGCATCGCCGGCGGCGGCTTACATCACCGGTACCACCTTGCATGTCAACGGTGGCATGTACATGTAA